The sequence below is a genomic window from Sphingomonas crusticola.
CATGCATGCGCTCGCATCGTGCCTGGTGCGCGCCTTCCTGCGCCAGGCGATCGAGGACGGCTTCTTCCATGCCGATCTCCATCAGGGCAATTTGTTCGCGCTGCCCGACGGCCGCATCGCTGCGATCGATTTCGGCATCATGGGCCGCGTCAACCGTCAGGCGCGGCTGTGGCTCGCAGAGATTCTGCACGGCTTGATCACCGGCAATTATGATCGCGTCGCGGAAATTCATTTCGAAGCGGGCTATGTCCCGCCGCATCACAATCAAGCCGAGTTCGCCACCGCCTTGCGCGCGGTCGGCGAGCCGATCCGCGGCCTGCCGGTCAAGGACATCTCGATCGGCCAGATGCTCGACGGATTGTTCGCGATCACGCGCGACTTCGACATGGAGACCCAGCCGCATCTGTTGCTGCTCCAGAAGACGATGGTGATGGTCGAGGGCGTCGCCACCGCGCTCGATCCCGACATCAATATGTGGGAAGTGTCGGGCCCGTTCGTGAAGGAATGGCTGCGCGACGAACTCGGCCCCGAGGCATGGCTCGCCGAGCGCCTGCGCACCGATGTGCGGGCCCTGCTCAGGCTGCCCGATCTAATCCGCCGGATCGAGGCGCGTTACCCGCCGCCCGGTGCCGCGCCCCCGCCGCCTCCCTTGCGCGCAGTCGAGGTGGTGCGGATCGGCGGCGGCTGGCGCTATGCAATGGTTGCCGCGCTAGCGGCGGCCGTAGCCGTGGCGGCCATGCTCCTGCTGCGCTGATCCGCTAGCGCCATCGCGCGATTGATTATTGAGCTCCACCGCCGGCGCGGCTGGCAATGCCCCATGGCCCTTCGCCTGTCGCCACGTGGCGGATGATCTTGCCGGAGACGCGGTCGACGAACGTGACATTGTTCGACGGGCCATTGGCGGTAAGCAGCGTTTTGCGGTCGGCGGTGATGCCGATGCCCCAGGGCCGCGCGCCCACGCGAGCGATGCCGCGGACAATTGCGCCGCGCATCGGATCCACTTCCAACACCATTCCGCCGCGCCCAGTGGTGACGAACACATGCCCGTCAGGGGCTTCCACCATCCCCATCGGCTTGATGCTCTTATCGCCTTGGGCGAGGTCGATCTGCTTCTGAACTACGCCGTCACCCGCCGATATCAGCGCTAGCCGCCCGCCGCTTTCGACCGACGCATAAACGGTCGCGCCGTCAGCCGACATCAGCAGTCCGCGGGGGCGGCCCTCGATCGCGATCGTCTTGATCAGCTTGAGCGTACGCGCATCCAGCATCGCGACATGGTCGGACGCCTCGCAGGCGACGAACAGGCGTGCACCGTCCGGCGTGACCGCGATGCCCTCCGGCTCATTCCCGACCTTCGTCGTGATCGCCGCACGCCCACCATCGACCGCGACCGCCGAAACCACGCCCTGATCTTCGTTCGATACGAACAGGGTTCGTCCATCAGGGCTCAAGGCGAACGTCTCGGGATCGGTGCCGGCCGGAAGGACGCGCGCGACCTTTCCCGACGCTACATCGATCACCGCGATGCCGTCGGCGCGATGATCGGCCGGGGGCAGTCTGCTCTCATCAACGCCCGGGCCACCGATCGGCGAACCGGATATCGCGACATACAGCGTGGCCCCGTCAGGGGACAGCAACAATCCGCGGGGGCGCCTGCCGGGGCTGATCCGCTGGAGGACTGTACCGCTCGCTGGATCGAGGGCGACGACCGAATCGCCGCGTTCGTTCGAGACGAACAGTTTTTCCGAAGCAGCCGGCGGCCGCCCGCAGGATGCCAGCACAAGCAGCGATAGGATCAGCAGGGACCTTCCCATTGTCTCTCCAACAATATTCAGCATGGCTTCAGCCCAACAATGACAAAAGCCTAGGCGGAATAATTGTACTCTGTATACAGACTTGCGACGGGCAGGCGGATCGTAGTGGAGAGAAGAATGGTTGCGTTGCGGAAATGCGTGGTGGCCGGTGCTTTGCTGCTGCCAGTGGCGCTCATCGGATCGGGCGCAACCGCGGCGCCTGCCAGCGCGGCGGCGACCGCCGCCGCCGGCAAGAGCGCATTCGCGCCATGCAGCGTGTGCCATAGCACGATCAAGGGCGCTTCCGGCATCGGCCCGAGCCTGGCGGGCGTGGTCGGCCGCACGCCCGGTACCATTCCCGGCTTCGCCTATTCCCCGGCGATGAAGGGCAAGGGTGGCACCTGGAACCCGGCCACGCTCGACGCCTTTCTGATGGCGCCGCAAAAGGCGGTTCCGGGAAACCGCATGCCCTATGTCGGCCTGCCCGATGCCGCGAAGCGCGCGGCGATCATCGCCTATCTGAAAACGCTGAAATAGCGCCTCTCCACAAGCGGTGTCGGTAGTGAAGAGAGACTTGGCGGCAAGATGAGCTCGCACGAAGGTTCCTCGGCTTCCGCCCTGCGGGCGCAGCTCCGCACGATCGTCGGGCCGGGTCACGTCCTGACCACGGACGGAACGACCCGCCGTTATCGCCGCGGCTATCGCTACGGTGATGGCCCAGTGCTCGCAGTCGTGCGCCCAGGCACCCTAATCGAGCAATGGCAGGTCGCGCAGGCTTGCCTGGCCGCCGACGTTACGATGATCATGCAGGCCGCCAATACCGGGCTTACCGGCGGCTCGACCCCCGACGGGGACGATTATCCCAACGGGGTAGTGATCGTCAGCACAACGCGGATTACGGGGCTGCATCTGATCGACGAAGGCCGCCAGGTGGTCTGCCTGCCGGGCACGACCCTATACGATCTGGAACGGGCGTTGGCGCCCCTTGATCGCGAACCGCATTCCGTGATCGGTTCCTCCTGCATCGGGGCATCCGTGCTAGGTGGCGTCTGCAACAATTCAGGCGGATCGCTGATCCAGCGCGGTCCGTCCTTCACCCAATATGCGCTGTTCGCGCGGGTCACCGCGGGCGGCGAGCTCGAGCTGGTCAATCACTTAGGCATCCGGCTCGGCAATGCGCCGGAAACCATCTTGCAGCGGCTGCAGGATGGCGACTTCACGGCTGCCGAAATCGAACATGATCCGCACAAACATGCCTCCAACCATGAATATGCCGAGCATGTCCGCGCGGTCGATGCGGATACGCCCGCCCGCTACAATGCCGATCCGCGCTGCCTGTTCGAGGCATCGGGCAGCGCCGGCAAATTGATCCTGTTTGCCGCCCGGCTAGATACCTTCCCCAAGGATAAAGGCACAACGACCTTCTATATCGGTACTAACGATCCGGGCGAGCTCAACCGGATCCGGCGAACCATGCTCGGCACCTTCGAGCATCTGCCGATCGCGGCCGAATATATGCACCGCGCCGCGTTCGACATCGCCGCACGTTACGGCAAGGATACGTTCGTCGCGATCCAGCATCTGGGGACGGATCGCCTGCCGCTGCTCTTCGGGGCAAAGGCGCGCGTGGATGCGATTGCCGCTAAGCTGCGCTTGGGTCGGCACAATATCAGCGATCGGCTGCTGCAGATTGCCGCCCGTGCCTTCCCCCGCCACCTGCCGCGGCGACTGCGAGACTATCGCGATCGCTATGAGCATCATCTGATGCTCAAGGTGACGCAGGCGAATGCCGCGCCGACCCGGGCGCTGCTGGCGGGCCTATTCCCCTCCGGTGAAGGCGATTTCTTCGAATGCACGCCCGACGAGGCGACCAAGGCCTTTCTGCATCGCTTCGCTGCGGCGGGGGCGGCGGTTCGCTACCGCGCGATCCATGCGCGCGACGTCGAGGATATCGTGGCGCTCGACATCGCGCTGCCGCGCAACGAGCAAAGCTGGTTCGAAACCTTGCCGCCGGAGATAGACCGGGCAATCATTCATAAGCTCTATTACGGCCACTTCTTCTGCCATGTCTTCCATCAGGATTATATCGTCCGGAAGGGGCATGACCCGGTGGCGCTCGAACATGCGATGTGGACGCTGCTGAACGGTCGGCGCGCGGAATATCCGGCGGAGCATAATGTCGGTCATCTCTACAAGGCCAAGCCGGCGCTGGCGGAATTCTACCGCACGATCGACCCGCGCAATCAGCTCAACCCCGGCATCGGCCAGACAAGCAAGGCACGGCATTGGGGCGCTTCCGGCGTGGCCTGAGCGGAGCGAACGTCCCTGCACCGCTGACGTGCCCGCTTAAAAAAAGATGCCCGCGGTTTCCCGCGGGCATCAGGAGCAGCGATGGGGGCTGCTTTAGGATCAGAATTTGAACCGGATACCGCCCACTACATAGCGGCCGACCACGTCGTAGAAGGACTGGAAGCTCGGGTAGAATTCGGTCGGCTGGGCATTCGCCTGCGGGGCGAAAGCGAAGTGATCGGTCAAGTTCGTGCCCGTCGCATAGATCGTGATCGCATGGCCGCCGATCTTGAGATCGTAGGAGATGTTCGCGCTCAGATAGGCGACCGCCGGCAAGCGGTTGTTGGTGTAAAACTGCGTCGCGACCTTAGTGTAGTGCATCACGCCGATGAAACGCACGTCGGCGCCGAAGCTTAGCGGCCCGTCGGTGAATTGCGCGGAGGCGGTGAACTTGTGCCGCGGAACGCCGCTGCCGGCGGCAACACCGGCCAATTGCACCGGCGTTACCGTCGGGCCAGTCTTGGTGACGTAGGATGGCGTGTAATTGCCGATGAAGCGCAGATCAATGCGGCCCGGTTCGTCGAACAGCAAATTGCCCAGGCCGAGCCGGTAATTCAGCTCATAATCGAAGCCGCGCGTGACCGCCGATGCCTGGTTGAACGGCACGGTCGAGATATTGGTCGGGAAGTTGGCCGGGCTGCGATCGCTGAACGGCAGCGGCCGATTGACGAATACGCACAGCGGATCGGTACCGCCCGAATCTTCGCACCGCTGGTTGAGGTCGGTCGTGCTGAGCGTGCTGATCTGATCGTTGATCTTGATATGGTAATAATCGAGCGAGGCGCTGAAGCCGGGGATGAAGGGCGGCTGCCAGATGCCGCCGATCGTCAGCGTGCGTGCTTTCTCCGATTTCAGATCGGGATTGCCCCGTGTCAGCGTGATCGTGTTGGTGTTGATATTGGTGTGGACGTCGGTGAAGGTGCCGCGCGTGGATGACACGCCTGCGAACAATTCGTTGAGGGTTGGTGCGCGGATATCCTGCGAATAGGTGCCGCGGAAGCGGAGCTGCTGGATTGGCGACCAGCTTGCGCCACCCTTCCACGCCCAAATGCCGCCGCTCACGCTATAATCGGTGTAGCGAACCGCGCCGTTGAGATCGAGGCTCTGGAAGAACGGCGTGTCGCGCAGGATCGGCACCGCGACCTCGGCATAGCCTTCCTTGACGTTCTGGGTGCCGTGCGCCTTGCCCTGATTGGTGCTGTTGAATTTCAGATTGTACACGCCGGCATAGGTGCGCAGCCCGGTCAGATCGATCGGCGTCGACGGATCGTTGTTGCTGGTCACGTCCAGATATTGGTGCCGATATTCGCCGCCAACCGCGATGTTGACCGAGCCGGCGGGCAGATCGAACAATGCGCCGGTGAGATTGGCGGCGACGTCACTCTGGCGCGACTTCACGTGGAAGGTCGAATCCTCCTCGAAATAGGCATAGGAAGCCTTGGACGGGGAGCCGTTGCCGAACAGGTTCCACGGCACGCAATTGTCCTGCAGGCCCGGATTGGTGACCGTGATGCGGCACACGATATTGCCCTGCGGACCGCGCACCGCGTCGAGCGCGGCGAACCAGTGCGACTGGTTGAAATTGCCGCTGTGGCGAACCTTCAGATCGGAATCGCCATAGGATCCCGTGATGTTCCAGTTGAAGTTGGCGAGCTTGCCCTTGATCCCGGCCAGCACCGTTTTCGCCGTATTGTTGTCATAGGCACGCTTCGGCGTCTGGTCCGCCTCGACGCGGCTGCCGACGAAGCTGTTCACCCCCTGGGCGACCATCGCGTCGCGGAAGCTGGTGGGCAGGAAGGCATTGTCCGAAAAGATCTGGAACGACTGGAACTGCGTTCCCGCGGCCACCGTCACGAACTGTGTCTTCGCGTTGGTATAGCTGCCTTGCAAGAAGCCGGTTACATCGCCGCCAAAGTCGTAATCGGCCCGCAGGAAGCCCTGTTTGGTCTTAAGGTAGCTGGTCAGCGTCGTACCGAACGAAACCGCCGTGTCGCGCCCGCCGACGTTGAAGTTAGGGGTGCCGGTCGGCGTGCCGAGATCGGCTTTATGATAACTGCCATTCGGCTCGAACGTATTGAGGTTGAGCGTGAAGGGTACGGTCTGCCCGGCTGCGTTGCGGCCGGAATTTACGAGCGTGCCGTATGTGCCATTGGCAAGCCGGACGTTGAACATGGGCGTGTACGGGTTTTGCTTTGTACCGGCAGCGCAGCCCGACGCTGGACATCCATTGGCAACGGTGTTGGTACCGGTGCCGGGCACATATTGCCCGACATCGACCCAGCCGCCGTCATAATTGCCGCCATAGGGGCGTTCGCCATTGTTTGGGATGCCGGGCTGATAGAAATAATCGAAGCTGCCCTCGAGGTGCAGCCGGTTGTCCATGAGGCCGGTACCGAACGCGAGATTCGCCTTTACCTGATGATCGTCGCCGCGGCTGGATATGCCATATTGTGCCGATCCCTTCACGCCATCAAATTTGGTGTCCAGGATGAAGTTGACCACGCCTGCGACGG
It includes:
- a CDS encoding beta-propeller fold lactonase family protein, with protein sequence MGRSLLILSLLVLASCGRPPAASEKLFVSNERGDSVVALDPASGTVLQRISPGRRPRGLLLSPDGATLYVAISGSPIGGPGVDESRLPPADHRADGIAVIDVASGKVARVLPAGTDPETFALSPDGRTLFVSNEDQGVVSAVAVDGGRAAITTKVGNEPEGIAVTPDGARLFVACEASDHVAMLDARTLKLIKTIAIEGRPRGLLMSADGATVYASVESGGRLALISAGDGVVQKQIDLAQGDKSIKPMGMVEAPDGHVFVTTGRGGMVLEVDPMRGAIVRGIARVGARPWGIGITADRKTLLTANGPSNNVTFVDRVSGKIIRHVATGEGPWGIASRAGGGAQ
- a CDS encoding c-type cytochrome, whose product is MVALRKCVVAGALLLPVALIGSGATAAPASAAATAAAGKSAFAPCSVCHSTIKGASGIGPSLAGVVGRTPGTIPGFAYSPAMKGKGGTWNPATLDAFLMAPQKAVPGNRMPYVGLPDAAKRAAIIAYLKTLK
- the dld gene encoding D-lactate dehydrogenase — encoded protein: MSSHEGSSASALRAQLRTIVGPGHVLTTDGTTRRYRRGYRYGDGPVLAVVRPGTLIEQWQVAQACLAADVTMIMQAANTGLTGGSTPDGDDYPNGVVIVSTTRITGLHLIDEGRQVVCLPGTTLYDLERALAPLDREPHSVIGSSCIGASVLGGVCNNSGGSLIQRGPSFTQYALFARVTAGGELELVNHLGIRLGNAPETILQRLQDGDFTAAEIEHDPHKHASNHEYAEHVRAVDADTPARYNADPRCLFEASGSAGKLILFAARLDTFPKDKGTTTFYIGTNDPGELNRIRRTMLGTFEHLPIAAEYMHRAAFDIAARYGKDTFVAIQHLGTDRLPLLFGAKARVDAIAAKLRLGRHNISDRLLQIAARAFPRHLPRRLRDYRDRYEHHLMLKVTQANAAPTRALLAGLFPSGEGDFFECTPDEATKAFLHRFAAAGAAVRYRAIHARDVEDIVALDIALPRNEQSWFETLPPEIDRAIIHKLYYGHFFCHVFHQDYIVRKGHDPVALEHAMWTLLNGRRAEYPAEHNVGHLYKAKPALAEFYRTIDPRNQLNPGIGQTSKARHWGASGVA
- a CDS encoding TonB-dependent receptor plug domain-containing protein; the protein is MTRLYSKAALLCTAASFLPLAVSAQTVAIPAGPPATGSEISQPSTNDSAAASPISSSNPPASGRDAASAGEGEIVVTGSRIVTNGYKAPTPVTVVSTTELLKKAPESIAAGLSTLPQFKMSSGSNVTSSQARATNSGNYLNLRGLGENETLLLLDGQRLPPTSYVGTTDANIIPQALVQRVDVVTGGASAAYGSDAVAGVVNFILDTKFDGVKGSAQYGISSRGDDHQVKANLAFGTGLMDNRLHLEGSFDYFYQPGIPNNGERPYGGNYDGGWVDVGQYVPGTGTNTVANGCPASGCAAGTKQNPYTPMFNVRLANGTYGTLVNSGRNAAGQTVPFTLNLNTFEPNGSYHKADLGTPTGTPNFNVGGRDTAVSFGTTLTSYLKTKQGFLRADYDFGGDVTGFLQGSYTNAKTQFVTVAAGTQFQSFQIFSDNAFLPTSFRDAMVAQGVNSFVGSRVEADQTPKRAYDNNTAKTVLAGIKGKLANFNWNITGSYGDSDLKVRHSGNFNQSHWFAALDAVRGPQGNIVCRITVTNPGLQDNCVPWNLFGNGSPSKASYAYFEEDSTFHVKSRQSDVAANLTGALFDLPAGSVNIAVGGEYRHQYLDVTSNNDPSTPIDLTGLRTYAGVYNLKFNSTNQGKAHGTQNVKEGYAEVAVPILRDTPFFQSLDLNGAVRYTDYSVSGGIWAWKGGASWSPIQQLRFRGTYSQDIRAPTLNELFAGVSSTRGTFTDVHTNINTNTITLTRGNPDLKSEKARTLTIGGIWQPPFIPGFSASLDYYHIKINDQISTLSTTDLNQRCEDSGGTDPLCVFVNRPLPFSDRSPANFPTNISTVPFNQASAVTRGFDYELNYRLGLGNLLFDEPGRIDLRFIGNYTPSYVTKTGPTVTPVQLAGVAAGSGVPRHKFTASAQFTDGPLSFGADVRFIGVMHYTKVATQFYTNNRLPAVAYLSANISYDLKIGGHAITIYATGTNLTDHFAFAPQANAQPTEFYPSFQSFYDVVGRYVVGGIRFKF